Proteins from one Tenrec ecaudatus isolate mTenEca1 chromosome 8, mTenEca1.hap1, whole genome shotgun sequence genomic window:
- the FBXO40 gene encoding F-box only protein 40 — MELKKVPLHVFSFKSSVNKNHTGRARRAPAGPHGHCEGCFHRHCHVPVQANVSCPVMSCPLLCGATFHTCKESEHQLLCPLEQVPCLNSEYGCPLSMPRRKLAAHLQGCPASVVCCSMEWNRWPNVDSETPLHENIMKEVPGDECLDTALALQDQKDLFSSLKMVELFPETRDATEEEPVLTGEATCEAMGGAAGGAVPAGASLGPGSLPDGKTAELSQEERETLAKAKEGMDLAKFDKWENMFSKEHAASALTSSSANRESKGRGAAGQGQRPPSPQAVEDGGPAQGREPPGDQKQPDFLAAMETTGLAPWQDGVLERLKTAVDAKDYNMYLVHNGRMLIHFGQMPACTPKEKDFVYGNLEAQEVKTVYTFKVPVSYCGKRARLGDAMLNCRPSEHKAVDTSDLGITVEELPKSDLIKTTLQCALERELKGHVISESRSIDGLFMDFATQTYNFEAQQFSPGTVLADLTAASPGGLHVELYSECVTRRHNKSSSAFTFTCNKFFRRDEFPLHFKNVHTDIQSGLNGWFQHRCPLAYLGCTFVQNHFRPPGQKAKVIYSQELKTFAIKPEVAPELSEGMKNQGPSDPGRKSQNSLTSLPLELLQYIAGFLDSVSLSQLSRVSVLMRNICATLLQERGMVLLQWKKKRYSHGGTSWKVHQEIWQFSSLFSKIKSWEFNEVTSMSEHLKACPFNVVEHKTDPILLTSMRETPEQAQESLVTTFRPRPRGRET; from the exons ATGGAACTCAAGAAGGTTCCACTACACGTTTTCAGCTTCAAAAGCTCTGTGAACAAGAATCACACA GGCAGGGCGCGCCGGGCCCCAGCTGGCCCGCACGGCCATTGCGagggatgcttccaccgccactgccaCGTGCCTGTGCAGGCCAACGTCTCCTGCCCCGTGATGAGCTGCCCCCTGCTCTGCGGGGCCACGTTCCACACGTGCAAAGAGTCCGAGCACCAGCTCCTTTGCCCTCTGGAGCAGGTGCCCTGCCTCAACTCGGAATACGGCTGCCCGCTGTCCATGCCCCGCCGCAAGCTGGCCGCGCACCTGCAGGGCTGTCCGGCCAGTGTGGTTTGCTGCTCCATGGAGTGGAACCGCTGGCCCAACGTGGACTCGGAGACGCCCCTCCACGAGAACATTATGAAAGAGGTCCCCGGCGACGAGTGTCTAGACACCGCCTTGGCCCTCCAGGACCAGAAGGACCTTTTCAGCTCCTTAAAAATGGTGGAGCTCTTCCCAGAAACGAGAGATGCCACAGAGGAGGAACCAGTCCTGACTGGGGAGGCCACGTGCGAAGCAATGGGGGGAGCGGCGGGGGGAGCAGTTCCCGCTGGGGCCTCGCTGGGCCCTGGGTCCCTGCCCGACGGCAAGACAGCAGAGCTGAGTCAAGAAGAGCGAGAGACGCTAGCCAAGGCCAAAGAAGGGATGGATCTGGCCAAGTTTGACAAGTGGGAAAATATGTTTAGCAAAGAGCATGCCGCCTCGGCGCTGACCAGCTCATCTGCCAACCGTGAgagcaagggcaggggcgcagcAGGGCAAGGTCAgcgcccccccagcccccaggcgGTGGAAGACGGGGGCCCGGCCCAAGGGAGAGAACCACCCGGAGACCAGAAGCAGCCCGACTTCCTCGCAGCCATGGAGACGACGGGGCTTGCCCCTTGGCAGGATGGTGTTCTGGAGCGATTAAAAACCGCTGTGGATGCCAAGGACTACAATATGTATCTGGTGCACAATGGGCGGATGCTGATCCACTTTGGTCAGATGCCAGCGTGTACGCCTAAGGAGAAAGACTTTGTTTACGGCAACCTGGAGGCGCAGGAAGTTAAGACGGTGTACACCTTCAAAGTCCCGGTGAGCTACTGCGGGAAGCGGGCCCGACTTGGGGATGCCATGCTGAACTGCAGGCCCAGTGAGCACAAGGCCGTCGACACTTCGGATCTGGGGATCACGGTGGAGGAACTGCCCAAATCCGATCTCATCAAGACCACCCTTCAGTGCGCTTTGGAAAGAGAACTCAAAGGTCACGTCATCTCGGAGTCGAGGAGCATTGATGGGCTGTTCATGGATTTCGCCACCCAGACCTACAACTTTGAGGCCCAACAGTTTTCCCCAGGGACGGTGCTGGCCGACCTGACAGCTGCCAGCCCCGGGGGCCTCCACGTGGAACTCTACAGCGAGTGTGTGACCAGGAGACACAACAAGAGCAGCTCCGCCTTCACGTTCACCTGCAATAAGTTCTTCAGGAGGGATGAATTCCCCCTCCACTTCAAGAACGTCCACACAGACATTCAGTCGGGTCTCAACGGTTGGTTCCAGCACCGATGCCCCCTGGCCTATTTGGGATGTACATTTGTTCAGAACCATTTCCGCCCCCCAGGGCAAAAGGCCAAAGTGATCTATAGTCAGGAGCTCAAGACCTTTGCCATCAAGCCGGAAGTTGCTCCAGAGCTGAGTGAGGGAATGAAGAACCAGGGTCCCTCAGATCCTGGAAGGAAAAGCCAGAATTCTCTAACCAGCCTGCCCCTGGAGCTTTTGCAGTACATCGCTGGGTTCTTGGACAGCGTCAGTCTGTCCCAGCTCTCTCGGGTGTCTGTGCTGATGAGGAACATCTGTGCCACTTTGTTACAAGAGAGAGGGATGGTCCTCCTGCAGTGGAAGAAGAAGAGGTATTCCCACGGCGGCACCTCCTGGAAAGTCCACCAAGAG ATCTGGCAGTTCAGCAGCCTGTTCTCCAAAATCAAGAGCTGGGAGTTTAATGAGGTCACCTCCATGTCTGAGCACCTGAAGGCCTGTCCTTTCAACGTCGTAGAGCACAAAACGGACCCCATCCTTTTGACCAGCATGCGTGAGACCCCTGAGCAGGCCCAAGAAAGCTTAGTCACCACCTTTAGACCCAGACCACGAGGAAGAGAAACCTAA